A DNA window from Xiphias gladius isolate SHS-SW01 ecotype Sanya breed wild chromosome 3, ASM1685928v1, whole genome shotgun sequence contains the following coding sequences:
- the LOC120806562 gene encoding trafficking protein particle complex subunit 5-like produces MDTRFTRGKSSILERPLTRPKTEVSMSAFALLFSEMVQYCQSRVYSVSELQTRLADMGQSVGASMLDVLVLREKNGKRETKVLNMLLFIKVNVWKSLFGKEADKLEQANDDDKTYYIIEKEPLINAYISVPKENSSLNCAAFTAGIVEAILTHSGFPAKVTAHWHKGTTLMIKFNESVIARDKALDGR; encoded by the exons ATGGACACACGTTTCACTCGAGGGAAATCCAGCATCTTAGAGCGGCCCCTGACACGACCCAAGACTGAAGTCAGCATGAGTGCCTTTGCTCTCCTGTTCTCGGAGATGGTCCAGTACTGTCAGAGTCGTGTGTACTCTGTGTCCGAGCTGCAGACACGCCTGGCAGACATGGGCCAGAGTGTAGGAGCCAGCATGCTGGATGTGCTGGTGCTGAGAGAGAAGAATGGGAAGAGGGAGACCAAAGTTCTGAACATGCTGCTATTCATCAAA gtTAACGTGTGGAAGTCTTTATTTGGGAAGGAGGCTGACAAGCTGGAGCAGGCCAACGATGATGACAAGACCTATTATATCATAGAGAAGGAACCACTTATCAATGCGTACATCTCTGTGCCCAAAGAGAACAGCAGCCTTAACTGTGCTGCATTTACTGCTGGCATTGTGGAAGCCATTCTCACACACAGTGGTTTCCCTGCCAAGGTCACTGCCCACTGGCACAAAGGCACCACACTCATGATAAAGTTTAACGAATCAGTCATAGCCAGGGACAAGGCTTTGGATGGCAGATAA
- the mcoln1b gene encoding mucolipin-1b produces MASSSYTCIQDSATEKERLLSSVASYGSQDLLRGGSPRPTSLVGSELHQQQEEEEEEALRRKLKYFFMSPCDKYHAKGRKPFKLGLQLLKIIIVTVQLVLFGLSNQMVVTFKEENTAAFKHLFLKGYEDSVPQAVHTQIELYSHLHFAIEQYMVLPQISLGRYAYVVGVGVNGSALSLCQRYYRRGTIDPVNDTFDIDPYVVTDCIGLNPLTYCSGNSDYKNFTLKFYKLINVTIDFQLKAINIQTIINNEIPDCYTFAITIVMDNRAHSGKVKISLHNQASTKECKDPNVSGHAESYAREFFDVLVAIVCLLSLLLCGRSIFRGILLQYEYVQFFKHRLSRSVSWADRMEFINGWYILLIISDVFTIVGSFIKIGIESKNFSSYDICGILLGTSTLLVWVGVIRYLSFFQKYNILIVTLRAAFPNVIRFCCCAAAIYMGYCFCGWIVLGPYHAKFRSLSMVSECLFSLINGDDMFVTFAEMEQSSTLVWIFSQVYLYTFISLFIYMVLSLFIALITGAYDTIMAQTQDQVCVTDLHAFIAECMDTPNSGKFRGSERSSCSFLCCCDW; encoded by the exons ATGGCATCTTCAAGTTATACTTGCATCCAAGACAGCGCCACAG AGAAGGAAAGGCTGCTCTCCTCCGTTGCCAGCTATGGCTCCCAGGACCTTCTCAGGGGTGGGAGCCCCCGTCCCACTAGTCTGGTGGGTTCTGAGCTCCaccagcagcaggaggaagaggaggaggaggccctGAGGAGAAAACTCAAATACTTCTTCATGAGCCCTTGTGACAAGTATCACGCCAAAGGGCGCAAGCCTTTCAAACTGGGCCTGCAACTGCTTAAAATCATCATTGTGACCGTGCAG TTAGTGCTGTTTGGACTGAGCAACCAGATGGTCGTGACATTTAAAGaggaaaacactgcagcatTCAAACACCTTTTCCTAAAGGGTTATGAGGACAGTGTTCCTCAGGCAGTCCACACACAGATCGAGCTGTACAGCCACCTACACTTCGCCATAGAACAG TACATGGTTCTACCTCAAATCTCACTGGGACGGTATGCATACGTGGTGGGTGTCGGTGTAAACGGAAGTGCACTCTCCCTCTGCCAGAGGTACTACAGGAGGGGCACCATAGACCCTGTCAATGACACTTTTGACATCGATCCCTATGTTGTCACCG attgCATTGGACTGAATCCACTGACTTACTGTTCTGGAAACAGTGACTACAAGAATTTCACTCTCAAGTTTTACAA GCTGATCAATGTCACAATTGACTTCCAGCTGAAGGCCATCAACATTCAGACCATTATAAACAATGAAATCCCTGACTGCTACACCTTTGCTATCACG ATTGTCATGGATAACAGGGCACACAGCGGCAAAGTTAAAATCAGTCTACACAACCAGGCATCCACAAAAGAATGTAAAGACCCCAATGTGTCTGGACATG CGGAGAGCTATGCACGAGAGTTCTTTGATGTGCTGGTGGCGATAGTCTGTCTGTTGTCCCTGCTCCTTTGTGGGCGCTCCATCTTCAGAGGCATCCTCCTCCAATAT GAGTACGTGcagttttttaaacacagacttAGCCGTAGTGTGAGCTGGGCAGACAGAATGGAGTTCATCAACGGCTGGTATATTCTGCTCATTATCAGTGATGTGTTCACCATTGTCGGCAGCTTCATCAAAATTGGGATAGAGTCCAAG AATTTCTCATCATATGACATATGCGGTATCTTGCTGGGAACCTCCACTCTGCTGGTGTGGGTGGGAGTCATCCGCTACCTCAGCTTCTTTCAGAAATACAAT atcTTGATTGTGACTCTAAGAGCTGCTTTTCCTAATGTTATCCGCTTTTGCTGCTGTGCAGCTGCCATTTATATGGGATATTGCTTCTGTGGATGGATTGTGCTAGGGCCCTATCATGCCAAG TTTCGCTCCCTGTCCATGGTGTCAGAGTGCCTGTTTTCTCTGATCAACGGGGATGACATGTTTGTAACGTTTGCTGAGATGGAGCAAAGCAGCACACTGGTGTGGATCTTCAGTCAGGTCTACCTTTACACCTTTATCTCACTCTTCATCTACATGGTGCTGTCCCTCTTCATCGCACTCATCACCGGAGCCTACGATACTATTATG GCCCAAACACAGGACCAGGTGTGCGTCACTGACCTGCACGCATTTATCGCAGAGTGCATGGACACGCCCAACTCTGGCAAGTTCCGTGGGTCTGAGAGGTCGTCGTGctctttcctctgctgctgtgactggtga